The Mangifera indica cultivar Alphonso chromosome 8, CATAS_Mindica_2.1, whole genome shotgun sequence genome has a window encoding:
- the LOC123224132 gene encoding uncharacterized protein LOC123224132 yields MEGFISEPTIEDKNISPASELKNLKDPFDIYNSKISDLSFVDSFLDFDSIKEFFEDSHPARITLENIGFEDFEKSVKMSEEGKTNFGDRIVHGPDPILGGSGSVVKVEALEDEKEKDLSCCIEEVMSKVSLVGEKSETVSDVDGSGKVRLAVGSDSNAVDGSGVKTGITSDEKEIESASESEDESSASSSSSSSSSSSDDEDEEEDEDEEEKEEMRFPLKRDMVVASDLEEGEIEVVNGEEMVGQTDDDSDEEEIEKDVIGGSDIESDDVGVDEISGGTIGGSIKSKNELQVLPPVPQVNVTLQPHHQMQPVGVVLSVIGVQVIVEGAEKHSPLNEGSILWITESRSLLGLIDEIFGPVKNPYYVIRYNSESEIPAGVCVGSLVSFVQEFANHVLDYKNLYKKGYDASGDNDEELSDEAEFSDDEKEAEYKRKLKMEKRGMSDQKPGNRKNNRKKGKNTWKNDRHSIPQMAEVCQPIFNQNQHQIPVPASYGPGNFPPSSAIVQGCFGGIGSVPQFPPIAQTAGFTSSNGVWTNEMQSQQPQNAFFPGTFSTNSMSWPYPNYQQHPFQPMMNNAALLQQYNPSQTLSAAQPNAFAGPGYTPWPGFMGQNVISQMVGVGLPCQPAPPSINAREVIPPNGPDRQQDNIQASDGPLAGNEASKQFNIGAGASSNRGRKPYRRGGRRFAGARGRQ; encoded by the exons ATGGAAGGGTTTATCTCTGAGCCTACCATTGAAGACAAAAACATTAGTCCAGCTTCAGAGCTCAAAAATTTGAAGGACCCATTTGACATTTATAACTCCAAAATCAGCGACTTGTCTTTCGTCGACTCATTTCTCGATTTTGATTCCATAAAGGAGTTTTTTGAAGATAGCCATCCAGCGAGGATAACCTTAGAGAATATTGGATTTGAGGATTTTGAGAAGAGTGTAAAGATGAGTGAAGAAggaaaaaccaattttgggGACCGGATTGTCCACGGGCCTGACCCAATTTTGGGTGGGTCTGGTAGTGTGGTGAAGGTTGAGGCATTGGAAGATGAGAAAGAGAAGGATTTGAGTTGTTGTATAGAGGAAGTGATGAGTAAAGTTAGTTTGGTCGGTGAGAAGAGTGAAACTGTGAGCGATGTGGATGGAAGTGGGAAAGTTCGTTTGGCTGTTGGGTCAGATTCGAATGCTGTTGATGGGAGTGGTGTGAAGACTGGAATAACAAGCGATGAGAAAGAGATTGAAAGTGCTTCTGAGTCTGAGGATGAAAGTTcagcttcatcatcatcttcttctagtagtagtagtagtgatgatgaggatgaggaagaagatgaagatgaggaagagaaAGAGGAAATGAGGTTTCCATTAAAAAGAGATATGGTTGTGGCTAGTGATCTTGAAGAAGGCGAGATAGAGGTTGTTAATGGGGAGGAGATGGTTGGTCAGACTGACGATGACAGTGATGAGGAGGAAATTGAAAAGGATGTAATTGGTGGGAGTGATATTGAATCTGATGATGTTGGTGTGGATGAAATTAGTGGAGGTACTATAGGAGGATCTATTAAGTCGAAGAATGAGCTGCAG GTTCTCCCTCCTGTTCCTCAAGTGAATGTTACCTTGCAACCACATCATCAGATGCAGCCTGTTGGAGTTGTTCTTTCG GTTATAGGTGTCCAAGTCATTGTAGAAGGGGCAGAGAAGCATAGCCCTCTAAATGAGGGTTCTATCCTCTGGATAACTGAAAGCAGATCCCTTTTGGGGTTGATTGATGAGATCTTTGGACCTGTAAAAAACCCTTACTATGTGATACGATACAATTCAGAAAGTGAAATTCCTGCTGGTGTCTGTGTAGGCTCTTTAGTCTCTTTCGTTCAAGAGTTTGCCAATCATGTGCTTGATTACAAGAATCTTTATAAGAAAGGGTATGATGCATCTGGTGACAATGATGAAGAGTTATCAGATGAAGCAGAGTTTTCAGATGATGAGAAAGAAGCTGAGTATAAGAGAAAGCTAAAGATGGAAAAGAGGGGCATGAGTGACCAGAAACCTGGTAACAGGAAAAACAATCGGAAAAAGGGCAAAAATACATGGAAAAACGATCGGCATTCAATTCCGCAAATGGCTGAAGTTTGCCAGccaatatttaatcaaaaccaACATCAGATTCCTGTTCCAGCATCCTACGGTCCTGGTAATTTCCCTCCTTCTTCCGCCATTGTACAGGGCTGTTTTGGTGGAATTGGTTCAGTCCCACAATTTCCACCGATTGCACAGACTGCTGGTTTCACATCTTCAAATGGAGTTTGGACCAATGAGATGCAATCCCAGCAACCACAGAATGCTTTTTTCCCTGGTACATTTTCAACTAATAGCATGTCATGGCCTTACCCGAATTATCAGCAGCATCCATTTCAGCCTATGATGAACAATGCTGCCCTTCTGCAGCAGTATAATCCTAGTCAGACATTATCAGCTGCACAGCCTAATGCCTTTGCAGGGCCGGGCTACACACCTTGGCCTGGGTTTATGGGGCAAAATGTCATAAGCCAAATGGTTGGGGTGGGTTTACCTTGCCAACCTGCTCCCCCATCTATAAATGCCAGGGAGGTGATTCCTCCCAATGGACCAGACAGACAACAGGACAATATCCAAGCAAGTGATGGTCCTTTGGCTGGCAATGAAGCTTCCAAACAGTTTAACATAGGTGCAGGTGCATCTTCAAATCGTGGAAGGAAACCGTATCGTAGAGGGGGTAGACGTTTTGCTGGAGCGAGAGGTCGCCAGTAG